One window from the genome of Verrucomicrobiota bacterium encodes:
- a CDS encoding efflux RND transporter periplasmic adaptor subunit produces MTTRLAHLPLFLFVFLTGCSNESEQSAQPPAPTVQVMTVEPTNVAVFGEIVATLDGKVNTFVRPKVEGYLLTQEYSDGTAVTEGQLLFTIDPDTLEIAVQGAAADLEEAKAQLVKTQITVERDKELIKADAISQKQLDNAIQSEQAAQANVEAAEAALNNAKLNLSYAKVYSPINGIAGKAQADIGDLVGPSSTLAVISNLDPIQAVFYIPEKAYLENATELQRILNKPFEERPSNLELIFGNNQTYAEKGKLQFINRQIDSGTGTIGVFALFPNEDNFLRPGQYVKVRAQTQTLENAILVPQRALMETQGMFSVFVVNSDKTVSLTPVTRGITKGSNVVITKGLKDGDSVVIEGLQKASNGATVNPTPWKPTSGSGNTDDPPDTSDGDSSSSTKETTL; encoded by the coding sequence ATGACCACGCGACTCGCTCACCTTCCTCTGTTCCTTTTTGTTTTTCTAACGGGTTGTTCCAACGAGAGCGAGCAGTCTGCTCAGCCTCCAGCCCCGACTGTCCAGGTGATGACTGTCGAACCAACGAACGTGGCAGTCTTTGGCGAAATCGTCGCTACCCTCGATGGAAAGGTGAACACCTTCGTTCGTCCAAAAGTAGAAGGATACCTTCTTACGCAAGAATACTCGGATGGCACCGCGGTCACGGAGGGCCAACTGCTCTTCACCATTGACCCCGATACGCTCGAGATCGCTGTTCAGGGGGCCGCAGCAGACTTGGAAGAGGCGAAAGCGCAGCTTGTGAAAACCCAGATTACCGTAGAACGCGATAAGGAATTGATTAAAGCCGACGCGATCAGCCAGAAGCAGCTCGATAATGCGATCCAGTCAGAGCAAGCCGCTCAAGCCAACGTTGAAGCCGCCGAAGCCGCTCTAAACAACGCGAAACTCAACCTGAGCTATGCCAAGGTATATTCTCCGATCAATGGCATCGCCGGCAAGGCCCAGGCGGACATCGGAGACCTAGTCGGACCCAGCAGCACTCTCGCAGTGATCTCGAACCTCGATCCGATCCAAGCCGTATTCTACATACCCGAAAAGGCCTATCTTGAAAACGCCACTGAGCTGCAACGGATTTTGAACAAACCGTTCGAAGAAAGGCCATCTAACCTCGAGCTCATTTTTGGGAACAATCAAACGTACGCAGAGAAGGGCAAACTGCAGTTCATTAACCGTCAAATCGATTCCGGGACAGGAACGATTGGAGTCTTCGCTCTTTTCCCGAATGAGGATAATTTCCTGCGCCCAGGTCAGTACGTAAAGGTCCGGGCTCAAACACAAACTCTTGAGAATGCTATCCTCGTTCCCCAGCGGGCCCTCATGGAAACGCAAGGGATGTTTTCGGTGTTTGTGGTGAACAGCGATAAAACAGTCTCTTTGACTCCAGTCACCCGTGGGATCACAAAAGGAAGCAACGTCGTCATAACCAAAGGCCTAAAGGACGGGGATTCGGTTGTAATTGAGGGCCTTCAGAAAGCCAGCAACGGCGCCACGGTAAACCCAACACCGTGGAAGCCAACTTCTGGGTCTGGAAACACCGACGACCCGCCCGACACATCCGACGGCGACAGCTCCTCATCAACCAAAGAGACTACTTTGTAG
- a CDS encoding TolC family protein gives MVSIQAFNSRLSAVVALLTTLFLAGCSIPQPDPRKEMTEMAPTGGWDAGGEAGPVANDWIATFNDSKLVDLVNEAQEANPDLAATAASLSAAIAQARQANSALFPQLDAGAVAKQFHIFELTEEERFLGLERNDTELGISLDLAWELDVWGRISDSAKSAALSASATAADYAAARQSLAGQVAKGWFQAITAKQQLELAEEFVANFAETFRITEARFNAGDVSAQDTFTAKADLANSRQDVEEARFSLRFSIRSLEILLGRYPSTDLSIADSLGSELVDVPAGLPSTLLERRPDLIAADRRVASAFFLANSASAARLPQFSLSASYQSTSDNFGDLFDAKSMLVNIGLNLFQPLFDAGLRRAEFEEAEADQMVAVATYQSTALSAFQEVEDALSLEKSLFEQVHELEIAAESYEKAREIGEIRYREGETDLTSLLVVQREALAAQADLLTAQGQLFTNRVDLYLALGGNFEEGPINDSPAPPPLPSQE, from the coding sequence ATGGTTTCAATCCAAGCGTTCAATTCTCGCCTATCGGCAGTCGTCGCACTGCTCACTACCCTTTTCTTGGCGGGATGTTCCATTCCACAGCCGGATCCGCGAAAAGAAATGACTGAAATGGCTCCAACTGGCGGCTGGGATGCCGGAGGAGAAGCCGGACCAGTTGCCAACGATTGGATTGCCACCTTTAACGATTCCAAGCTCGTGGATCTCGTAAACGAGGCCCAGGAAGCAAACCCCGATCTCGCAGCGACTGCTGCCTCCCTGTCGGCTGCTATCGCCCAGGCTCGCCAGGCTAATTCCGCACTTTTCCCGCAGCTGGACGCAGGCGCAGTCGCCAAACAGTTCCACATTTTTGAACTTACCGAAGAAGAGAGGTTTCTCGGGCTGGAAAGAAACGACACTGAGCTCGGCATTTCACTGGATCTAGCGTGGGAACTGGATGTATGGGGGCGCATATCCGATTCCGCAAAGAGTGCCGCACTCTCAGCCTCCGCAACCGCTGCAGACTATGCAGCAGCCCGACAAAGCCTGGCAGGCCAGGTAGCCAAGGGGTGGTTTCAGGCCATCACCGCGAAACAACAACTGGAGCTTGCGGAGGAGTTCGTGGCCAATTTTGCGGAGACCTTCCGAATTACCGAAGCCCGCTTCAATGCCGGCGACGTATCCGCGCAGGATACCTTTACCGCTAAAGCAGATCTCGCCAACTCCCGCCAGGACGTAGAGGAGGCTCGATTCTCGCTCCGTTTTTCAATCCGAAGCCTGGAGATTCTACTTGGGCGGTATCCATCAACGGACCTTTCGATTGCCGACTCTCTGGGATCGGAGTTGGTTGATGTTCCCGCGGGCCTGCCATCAACCCTTCTCGAGCGCCGTCCTGACTTGATTGCCGCTGACCGTCGCGTCGCTTCCGCTTTCTTCCTCGCCAATTCCGCATCAGCCGCTCGCCTACCCCAGTTCTCGCTCAGTGCTTCCTATCAGTCCACCTCAGACAACTTTGGCGACTTGTTCGATGCAAAGAGTATGCTCGTCAATATCGGACTGAATCTGTTCCAGCCATTGTTCGACGCGGGGCTTCGGAGAGCAGAGTTCGAGGAGGCTGAAGCGGACCAGATGGTAGCAGTCGCTACCTACCAATCGACCGCGCTTTCTGCTTTCCAGGAAGTAGAAGACGCTCTCTCTTTGGAGAAGTCTCTCTTTGAGCAGGTTCATGAGCTGGAGATTGCCGCAGAGAGCTACGAAAAAGCGCGGGAAATTGGTGAGATCCGATACCGCGAAGGAGAGACGGATCTCACCAGTCTCTTGGTAGTCCAGCGTGAGGCGCTTGCTGCGCAGGCCGATTTGTTGACAGCACAAGGCCAGCTCTTCACCAATCGCGTTGATCTCTACCTCGCTTTGGGAGGAAACTTTGAAGAAGGCCCGATCAACGATTCACCCGCCCCGCCACCTCTGCCGTCTCAAGAATAA
- a CDS encoding DUF4838 domain-containing protein, with protein MVAKQVASLSNKELLWFIIRLLVAFLAVFACSLVSAVPSSHRGEGKNRSHPGVFSVFEKDRSSALLKLPVNTPPQLRGAAEEFSRQVESMGGESISIVTEQEDLASIRPVIEFDEGHGFPPSPFISDRGDDRFVLEVSSRVLTIRANDPLGWEFGLYTLLDHFGGVRWFWPGADGTYTPERANWRIPYGTYEFQPAYFSRRLTVGRSEEAETWTRRNRLRGSYSYSHNLRRIFDREFFLANPETLAVDWDPQNSPGQGHPLWRSQPDLTSDLVVETAARAAIEAFQESPDRLTFSLGINDNNHYGDNEQIRELTRPMRYFRDLPDYSDLVFDFMNRVAEVVSLEFPDRFLGCLSYMWVENVPSFPVHPMILPYLTADRSQGYDVDFTEEDRELVREWVSAGPRLVGIYDYLHSAPNPFPRRANLIVGQRIRDAYETGVRAYFGEVNAIWPFHGDVPWSVARMLWDPTLDPGELEEEFLVKFFGPAAQKMGEFYDRARWIWMSQGGSAVWIKFYKDEGGIALFDEDDISAMTEMLDQALVDSGEGVYKTRVDAVRTTWELTLAFFRMQKAREELVLDERQSLTPIEIVEFLNARAKWMAVLESLRQGVWTRETVRTVFSQSDPTFHAARKIVSQLSPEERLRFWDWLFAESSRLDDSTARFIFGLARSASDDNWESLEKTENLREDLGEIETLGNENWELSLSEPWKLLISPSERVEVSYKGDGKQEYLRFLNAYAIGLAREFPVERGQVFEGIVRVGAKTSLGNRTSFYFEWKAEDGRPLGTTRALRLPETELNTEGTFHVFGVPPKGSTEGALVLSAVRQAPGDTLDVYSVEIRRFVED; from the coding sequence ATGGTTGCCAAGCAGGTCGCCTCACTTTCAAATAAGGAGTTGCTTTGGTTTATCATTAGATTGCTGGTCGCTTTTCTGGCCGTATTCGCCTGCTCCTTGGTGAGTGCTGTTCCGAGTTCTCATAGGGGAGAAGGAAAGAATCGGTCTCACCCTGGAGTGTTTTCGGTGTTTGAAAAGGATCGCTCAAGCGCACTATTGAAGTTGCCTGTCAATACTCCCCCCCAGCTAAGAGGTGCCGCTGAGGAATTCTCCAGACAAGTCGAATCTATGGGTGGTGAATCGATATCGATCGTGACAGAGCAAGAGGACTTGGCTTCTATTCGTCCGGTGATCGAATTTGATGAGGGCCACGGGTTCCCGCCTAGCCCATTTATCTCAGATCGCGGAGACGATCGGTTTGTTCTCGAAGTAAGCTCGCGCGTCCTCACGATACGGGCAAATGATCCACTAGGGTGGGAGTTTGGTCTTTACACGCTGTTGGATCATTTTGGCGGGGTTCGTTGGTTCTGGCCAGGAGCCGACGGGACCTACACGCCGGAAAGAGCGAATTGGCGGATTCCCTACGGAACCTACGAGTTTCAGCCGGCTTATTTTTCGCGGCGGTTGACGGTGGGTAGGAGCGAGGAAGCTGAGACTTGGACGCGAAGAAACCGCCTCAGGGGTTCATACTCCTATTCTCACAATCTGCGACGGATCTTTGATCGTGAATTCTTTCTAGCGAATCCGGAAACCCTAGCAGTGGACTGGGATCCTCAGAATTCACCTGGACAGGGACACCCTCTTTGGAGGTCTCAACCCGACTTGACCTCCGATCTTGTGGTTGAGACTGCGGCAAGGGCGGCGATTGAAGCCTTCCAAGAGTCGCCTGATCGCTTGACCTTTTCTTTGGGGATCAACGACAACAATCACTACGGGGACAATGAGCAGATTCGTGAGCTCACTCGGCCGATGCGATATTTTCGTGATCTACCTGACTACTCGGATCTGGTCTTTGATTTCATGAATCGGGTCGCAGAGGTGGTTTCGCTAGAGTTCCCGGATCGGTTTCTTGGATGTCTTTCTTACATGTGGGTGGAGAATGTTCCAAGTTTTCCCGTTCATCCGATGATCCTCCCTTACCTCACGGCTGATCGAAGTCAGGGTTACGACGTCGACTTTACTGAAGAGGATCGTGAACTGGTTCGGGAGTGGGTGAGCGCGGGTCCTCGACTTGTTGGGATATACGACTATCTTCACAGCGCTCCAAATCCGTTTCCACGGAGGGCTAATCTAATCGTAGGTCAGAGGATTCGGGATGCTTATGAAACGGGAGTGCGCGCTTATTTTGGAGAGGTAAATGCGATTTGGCCTTTTCACGGCGACGTCCCTTGGTCGGTCGCGAGAATGCTTTGGGATCCAACCCTTGATCCGGGAGAGCTGGAGGAAGAGTTTTTGGTGAAGTTCTTTGGACCTGCGGCGCAAAAGATGGGTGAGTTCTACGACCGGGCCCGTTGGATATGGATGAGTCAGGGTGGCAGTGCTGTTTGGATTAAGTTTTACAAAGACGAGGGTGGCATCGCTCTTTTTGATGAAGACGATATTTCCGCAATGACCGAAATGTTGGACCAAGCGCTCGTCGATTCGGGAGAAGGAGTATACAAGACCCGGGTCGATGCCGTGCGAACCACTTGGGAGTTGACGCTAGCCTTCTTTCGAATGCAAAAGGCGAGAGAAGAATTGGTTCTCGATGAAAGACAAAGTCTCACTCCAATAGAGATTGTCGAATTCCTGAACGCACGTGCCAAATGGATGGCTGTTCTTGAAAGCCTGAGGCAGGGTGTTTGGACACGAGAGACCGTCCGAACCGTTTTCTCGCAGTCGGATCCCACGTTTCACGCTGCCCGTAAAATCGTTTCTCAACTTTCTCCCGAAGAAAGGCTCCGTTTTTGGGATTGGCTCTTTGCTGAATCGTCCCGATTGGACGATTCGACCGCACGGTTTATTTTCGGGCTTGCACGGAGTGCTTCGGACGACAACTGGGAGAGCCTCGAAAAGACCGAAAACTTGAGAGAGGACTTGGGTGAAATCGAGACACTCGGGAACGAAAACTGGGAACTCAGTCTTTCTGAGCCGTGGAAACTTTTGATCAGCCCTTCGGAAAGGGTAGAGGTTTCTTACAAAGGTGATGGGAAACAGGAATACCTTCGGTTTTTGAACGCCTACGCAATCGGGTTAGCAAGGGAGTTTCCCGTAGAGCGCGGACAAGTTTTTGAAGGAATCGTCAGGGTAGGGGCAAAGACCAGTCTTGGGAATCGTACATCGTTCTACTTCGAGTGGAAGGCAGAGGATGGGAGACCCCTTGGAACGACCAGGGCCCTTCGTTTGCCGGAGACCGAGCTGAATACTGAAGGGACCTTTCATGTATTCGGCGTCCCTCCAAAAGGATCTACTGAGGGAGCCTTGGTTTTATCGGCAGTTCGACAAGCGCCAGGTGACACCCTTGATGTTTACAGCGTGGAAATTCGTAGATTTGTCGAAGACTAG
- the rplS gene encoding 50S ribosomal protein L19, whose amino-acid sequence MKPVLSEITKEQLQEGRDQFKVGDGVKVHTRVREGEKTRIQIFAGIVIARKGSGINETFTVRRIASGVGCERVFPVHSPNIEKIEVDRESVTMRARMYYMRERIGKRASLVKEKRLAEQGR is encoded by the coding sequence ATGAAGCCAGTACTTTCTGAAATCACCAAGGAACAACTCCAGGAGGGTCGCGACCAGTTTAAGGTTGGCGATGGGGTCAAGGTCCACACCCGTGTCCGCGAGGGCGAGAAGACTCGTATCCAGATCTTTGCAGGGATCGTGATCGCCCGCAAAGGTTCCGGAATCAATGAGACTTTCACGGTTCGCCGGATTGCTTCCGGTGTTGGTTGTGAGAGGGTCTTTCCAGTTCACTCGCCGAACATCGAAAAGATCGAGGTCGACCGCGAAAGCGTGACGATGCGGGCGAGAATGTACTACATGCGGGAACGCATTGGTAAACGTGCGAGCCTTGTGAAAGAAAAGCGTTTGGCTGAGCAGGGTCGATAG
- the trpA gene encoding tryptophan synthase subunit alpha, whose amino-acid sequence MVNSDRIANAFDPSRLASAGKSAAFVSYACAGDPDFETSVEVFRRLVKAGVDVLEIGVPFSDPLADGPTNQRAAERALASGMHSEDVFRLVRRVREFTDEAPIVFYTYYNLVYSKGIREYVREAVDAGVDGLLVLDLPPEEAGEYLEICKEEGMSTVFIVAPTTPPERIPIITGVATGFVYYVSREGVTGERSELAEGVKEAVAAIQATTDYPVVVGFGISTHDHVRATAGMASGVVVGSAIVKRCAALANATEAEWDEFSRFLLELTSGCNKDPIGPS is encoded by the coding sequence ATGGTCAACAGCGATCGTATTGCCAACGCTTTCGATCCGAGCCGACTCGCTTCCGCTGGGAAATCTGCTGCTTTCGTCTCTTACGCGTGCGCGGGCGATCCTGACTTTGAGACTTCCGTCGAAGTCTTTCGCCGCTTGGTCAAGGCCGGTGTGGATGTTCTTGAAATCGGAGTACCTTTCAGTGATCCCCTGGCAGACGGTCCAACCAACCAACGGGCGGCAGAGCGGGCTCTTGCTTCAGGGATGCACTCTGAGGATGTCTTTCGCCTGGTTCGCCGGGTGCGGGAATTTACTGACGAAGCTCCCATAGTTTTCTACACGTATTACAATCTGGTTTATTCGAAAGGAATTCGTGAATACGTCCGGGAGGCAGTAGATGCCGGAGTAGATGGACTGTTGGTTTTGGACCTTCCACCCGAAGAGGCAGGGGAATACCTAGAGATTTGTAAAGAGGAGGGGATGTCGACCGTGTTTATCGTTGCTCCGACAACGCCTCCAGAACGGATCCCGATCATCACCGGTGTCGCTACCGGATTTGTCTACTACGTATCTCGCGAAGGAGTCACTGGGGAACGTTCGGAGTTGGCCGAGGGAGTTAAGGAGGCTGTCGCCGCAATCCAAGCCACAACGGACTATCCTGTCGTTGTTGGGTTTGGCATCTCGACCCATGATCATGTTCGGGCGACCGCAGGTATGGCTTCTGGCGTTGTTGTTGGGAGCGCAATTGTAAAAAGGTGTGCAGCTTTGGCGAACGCAACGGAGGCAGAGTGGGACGAGTTTTCCCGTTTTCTTTTGGAGCTTACCTCGGGTTGCAACAAGGATCCGATCGGTCCGTCCTGA
- a CDS encoding thymidylate synthase, whose amino-acid sequence MKAYLDLMRQILETGSFRDDRTGTGTWSLFGAQLRFPLEEGFPLVTTKKVHLRSIIHELLWFLRGETNVRSLQENGVSIWDEWADEDGNLGRVYGAQWRSWQGPDGQTVDQIAEVVRSLRTNPDSRRHLVLAWNPGEVGEMALPPCHALFQFYVAEGKLSCQLYQRSADIFLGVPFNIASYALLLQMMAQVCSLEVGDFVHTFGDVHLYANHREQAELQLSREPRPLPTMQLNPDRKELNEFVYEDFSLQGYDPYSAIKAPVAV is encoded by the coding sequence GTGAAAGCCTATCTGGATTTGATGCGCCAGATCCTCGAAACGGGGAGCTTCCGGGATGACCGGACCGGGACAGGAACCTGGTCTCTTTTTGGAGCGCAGTTACGTTTCCCTTTGGAGGAGGGATTTCCCCTCGTAACCACGAAAAAGGTCCATTTGCGCTCGATCATTCATGAGCTGCTGTGGTTTCTACGCGGCGAAACCAACGTCCGCTCGCTTCAAGAAAATGGTGTGTCTATCTGGGACGAGTGGGCCGATGAGGATGGCAATCTGGGGCGCGTTTATGGTGCACAGTGGCGTTCGTGGCAGGGCCCGGATGGGCAAACCGTGGATCAAATTGCTGAGGTGGTCCGATCCTTGCGAACCAATCCGGATAGCCGGCGTCATTTGGTGCTCGCTTGGAATCCAGGTGAGGTTGGAGAAATGGCTCTTCCACCTTGTCATGCTCTATTTCAGTTTTACGTGGCCGAGGGAAAATTGAGCTGTCAGCTCTACCAAAGAAGCGCGGATATTTTTCTGGGGGTTCCTTTCAATATAGCCTCCTACGCCTTGCTTCTTCAGATGATGGCACAAGTGTGTAGCTTGGAAGTAGGGGACTTTGTTCATACGTTTGGTGATGTCCACTTGTATGCGAATCATCGAGAGCAAGCGGAGTTGCAGCTTTCCCGAGAGCCTCGCCCTCTCCCCACGATGCAGCTCAATCCGGACCGCAAAGAACTGAACGAATTCGTCTACGAGGATTTCTCCCTCCAGGGCTATGATCCCTACTCGGCGATCAAAGCTCCAGTAGCAGTCTAG
- a CDS encoding dihydrofolate reductase, with protein sequence METRGTWIAVVAMNQNRVIGKDGQLPWHLPEDLQFFKKLTVGGTVIMGRKTYESIGRPLPKRRNLVLSRSLSNAEGVEVFSNLSDLNDKLGNHERIFVIGGGEIYRLVMPYLQEIYLSLVEGEHVGDAHFPLFEEDFEAPETVYRGDGFSVKRYSHTTS encoded by the coding sequence ATGGAGACCCGCGGAACCTGGATTGCGGTAGTCGCCATGAATCAAAATCGGGTGATCGGAAAAGATGGACAATTACCCTGGCATCTGCCGGAGGACTTGCAGTTTTTCAAAAAACTGACGGTTGGAGGAACAGTCATTATGGGGCGGAAAACCTACGAATCCATTGGACGTCCGCTTCCGAAGCGGAGGAATCTTGTGCTTTCTCGGTCACTATCGAATGCGGAGGGAGTTGAGGTCTTCTCCAACCTATCCGATTTAAATGACAAACTAGGGAATCATGAACGAATCTTCGTGATTGGCGGAGGAGAGATCTACCGGCTAGTGATGCCTTACCTGCAGGAAATTTATTTGTCCCTTGTCGAAGGAGAGCACGTAGGAGATGCCCACTTTCCACTTTTTGAGGAAGACTTTGAGGCACCCGAAACCGTCTATCGGGGAGATGGTTTTTCGGTGAAGCGGTATTCCCACACGACGAGTTAG
- a CDS encoding NAD(P)/FAD-dependent oxidoreductase: protein MEQKRDSIDRTPLATNPTCVESAFDAIIVGGGHNGLITAAYLAKAGRNVAVFERRPIIGGAVCTETDRIPGYRIDVGSSAHIMIHQTPVLKDLALARYGLEYLEMDPWGYSPLPANQGPAIRFYKDVHKTCESIAAVSSQDAEAYLVFTEAWKEINEGALQAFLRAPTPWNLFRSFFGKSIKGFGRIDMLRKIFGPYGQLVEETFENEQLKAAILWLAAQSGPAPSEIASGNFAGWHAMYHQSGMKRAKGGSGALTQALKAAIIANGGTVREDAPVSQILTDSSGKKATGVELENGEEFSAKIVVAACHIKTTVEKLLSEAPLPNRIRAGVAKLRIGNGFGMIVRCAMDSLPNYPGEDLHNGVGDCHNGLQLLCSSRDEIDDAYGDFVRGHPPTNPVPLAMTFSALDPTLAPDGKHVLFVWGQYHPYELRNGENWDAIADREADKLLAAVDRYAPGTSEKVIDRYIQTPLEIERLHGHHRGNVMHLEMSLDQMFFFRPMPELSSYKVPAVKGLYLTGASTHPGGGVWGASGHNTAKVILGR, encoded by the coding sequence GTGGAACAAAAAAGGGATTCGATTGACCGCACTCCACTAGCGACCAACCCTACCTGTGTGGAAAGTGCATTCGACGCAATCATTGTTGGTGGAGGACACAATGGATTGATCACTGCCGCCTACTTGGCAAAAGCAGGACGAAACGTAGCCGTTTTCGAAAGACGTCCGATCATCGGAGGTGCGGTCTGCACTGAGACTGACCGAATTCCGGGCTACCGTATCGACGTGGGTAGTTCCGCTCATATTATGATCCATCAAACACCGGTTTTGAAGGATCTCGCGCTTGCCCGATACGGACTCGAATATTTGGAGATGGACCCTTGGGGCTACTCCCCTCTCCCCGCGAATCAAGGTCCGGCAATCCGGTTTTACAAAGACGTTCACAAGACCTGTGAGAGCATCGCTGCGGTGAGTTCTCAGGATGCAGAGGCCTATCTCGTCTTTACGGAAGCATGGAAGGAAATCAACGAGGGGGCTCTTCAAGCGTTTCTACGTGCGCCGACACCTTGGAATCTCTTTCGTTCCTTTTTTGGAAAGTCGATCAAAGGCTTTGGTCGGATCGACATGTTACGGAAGATCTTCGGCCCTTACGGGCAATTGGTCGAAGAAACATTTGAGAACGAGCAGCTCAAGGCTGCTATCCTCTGGCTGGCAGCGCAATCCGGTCCAGCCCCCTCCGAAATAGCGAGTGGAAACTTTGCCGGTTGGCATGCGATGTATCACCAAAGTGGAATGAAGCGAGCGAAAGGTGGTAGCGGAGCCTTAACGCAAGCCCTCAAAGCAGCGATCATCGCAAATGGAGGAACTGTTCGTGAAGACGCTCCCGTAAGCCAGATTCTTACCGATTCTTCGGGTAAAAAGGCAACAGGAGTAGAGCTGGAAAACGGTGAAGAATTCAGTGCAAAGATCGTTGTAGCGGCCTGCCACATTAAAACGACTGTCGAAAAACTCCTTAGCGAAGCTCCTCTCCCAAACCGGATCCGTGCGGGCGTTGCGAAGCTCCGAATCGGCAATGGTTTCGGAATGATTGTTCGGTGTGCGATGGACAGCCTGCCGAACTATCCCGGCGAAGATCTGCACAATGGGGTGGGAGATTGCCACAACGGTCTGCAGCTCCTTTGCAGCTCACGGGATGAAATCGATGATGCTTACGGAGACTTTGTCCGCGGACATCCGCCGACCAATCCAGTTCCGTTGGCTATGACGTTCTCCGCTCTCGACCCGACCCTCGCCCCGGATGGGAAGCATGTTCTTTTCGTGTGGGGGCAGTATCATCCCTATGAGTTGCGCAATGGAGAGAACTGGGACGCTATCGCTGATCGAGAGGCGGATAAGCTCCTCGCTGCCGTCGACCGCTATGCTCCAGGCACCTCTGAGAAAGTGATCGACCGCTACATTCAAACTCCGTTGGAAATCGAGCGACTACACGGTCACCACCGGGGTAATGTGATGCACCTCGAAATGAGTCTCGACCAAATGTTCTTTTTTCGCCCGATGCCGGAGCTATCGAGTTACAAAGTTCCGGCGGTCAAAGGCCTTTACCTCACGGGTGCGAGCACTCATCCCGGCGGAGGAGTCTGGGGTGCTTCCGGTCATAACACCGCAAAGGTGATTTTGGGCCGGTAG
- a CDS encoding DUF559 domain-containing protein, whose translation MSSKKNINALRRKLRNEATPAEARLWTLLKNRQLEGRKFRRQQGVGEFIVDFYCPAERLAIELDGQVHEGVIAENLDHERTQVIKSKGVRVIRFENRAIFEHPDWVLEQIKKHFTRRLFD comes from the coding sequence GTGTCCTCGAAGAAGAATATAAATGCCTTGCGGCGTAAACTCCGCAACGAAGCGACTCCTGCTGAAGCGCGCCTGTGGACTTTACTCAAGAATCGCCAGTTGGAGGGAAGGAAGTTTAGAAGACAGCAAGGAGTTGGTGAATTTATTGTAGACTTCTACTGTCCCGCTGAGCGCTTGGCGATTGAGCTCGATGGTCAGGTTCATGAAGGCGTGATCGCAGAGAACTTGGACCACGAAAGAACTCAAGTCATCAAAAGCAAAGGAGTTCGCGTGATTCGATTTGAGAACAGAGCGATTTTTGAACACCCCGATTGGGTGCTTGAGCAGATCAAGAAGCATTTCACCCGTCGGCTTTTTGATTAG